One genomic window of Aliiroseovarius sp. M344 includes the following:
- a CDS encoding ABC transporter ATP-binding protein, which yields MALVLNEITKVVQGVTHIKPTSLTLEKGHFNVLLGETGAGKTSLIKMMAGLDPIASGQVLMDGTDVTTLSTQKRKISLVHQFFVNYPHMTVYDNIASPLKVAGMAKSEIQGRVEEAADILKLRPMLNRRPHELSGGQQQRCALARAIAKDSQAVFLDEPLANLDYKLREELRELLPELFAGRGAVVVYATSEPEEALLLGGQTALMADGHVAQFGTTADIYRAPATLAAARIFSDPPINSAPVVKRGAQFAMGNITWDAGPDTTDLTDGPYTVAVRPHHILPNPTVTASVPLEGRISVTELSGSESSAHFEFDDHGWVSLAHGAHPYKVGENHTFFLDAGACLYFAPDGSRAA from the coding sequence ATGGCACTTGTGCTGAATGAAATCACCAAGGTGGTGCAAGGGGTGACGCATATCAAACCCACCAGCCTGACTTTGGAAAAAGGGCACTTCAACGTGCTTCTGGGGGAAACCGGCGCCGGGAAAACGTCGCTGATCAAGATGATGGCCGGACTGGATCCGATCGCGTCCGGACAGGTCCTGATGGACGGGACCGACGTCACGACGCTGTCGACGCAAAAGCGAAAGATCAGCCTTGTTCACCAGTTTTTCGTCAACTACCCGCACATGACTGTCTACGACAACATCGCCTCGCCCTTGAAAGTGGCTGGAATGGCGAAGTCGGAAATTCAGGGACGGGTGGAAGAAGCCGCTGACATTCTGAAGCTGCGCCCGATGCTGAACCGGCGGCCACACGAACTGTCCGGCGGTCAGCAACAACGCTGTGCGTTGGCGCGTGCAATAGCCAAAGACAGTCAGGCGGTATTTCTGGACGAACCTCTGGCCAACCTTGACTACAAACTACGCGAAGAGCTGCGCGAGCTGTTGCCCGAGCTTTTCGCAGGCCGCGGCGCGGTCGTGGTCTATGCCACGTCTGAGCCCGAAGAAGCCTTGTTGCTAGGTGGTCAAACCGCCCTGATGGCAGATGGGCATGTCGCACAATTTGGCACAACTGCAGATATTTACCGCGCGCCCGCGACACTGGCCGCGGCGCGCATCTTCTCGGATCCGCCGATCAACTCTGCGCCGGTTGTCAAACGTGGGGCACAATTTGCCATGGGCAATATCACTTGGGACGCCGGGCCGGACACGACCGACTTGACCGATGGTCCCTATACGGTGGCCGTGCGCCCGCACCACATCCTGCCAAACCCGACGGTCACCGCCAGTGTGCCGCTTGAGGGGCGCATCTCGGTCACCGAGCTAAGCGGTTCCGAAAGCTCGGCGCATTTTGAATTTGATGACCATGGCTGGGTATCGCTGGCGCATGGCGCGCACCCGTACAAGGTTGGCGAAAATCACACATTCTTCTTGGATGCCGGCGCGTGCCTCTATTTCGCGCCCGATGGCAGCCGG